A portion of the Leptospira kobayashii genome contains these proteins:
- the msrB gene encoding peptide-methionine (R)-S-oxide reductase MsrB: MEPPFETLPGVDSVISGYTGGKEKDPSYEEVSSGYTGHREAIQITYDPKQISYETLLEVFWKNIDPTDPDGQFVDRGSQYKTGIFYHNADQKRLAEKSVADLTKRKLFKKKIVTEIIGFDEFYPAEGYHQDFYKKDPLQYKSYRSGSGRDQFIDSVWGKEKAVRFLKPSLDEIRKKLSSLQFEVTQESGTEPPFENEYWDNHKDGIYVDRVTGEPLFSSVDKFESGTGWPSFSRPLVAEHVVMKTDSSYGMVRSEVRSKYGDSHLGHVFDDGPKPTGLRYCINSASLRFIPKEDLEKSGYPEFRKQFSNSFESSGSKAN; this comes from the coding sequence ATGGAGCCTCCTTTCGAGACTTTGCCGGGGGTAGACAGCGTAATATCAGGTTATACAGGCGGGAAGGAAAAAGATCCTAGTTATGAGGAAGTTTCCAGCGGATACACTGGTCATAGGGAAGCGATTCAAATCACCTACGATCCGAAACAAATTTCATACGAAACTCTTTTGGAAGTTTTTTGGAAAAATATTGATCCAACTGACCCGGACGGCCAATTCGTAGATCGGGGAAGCCAATACAAGACAGGAATTTTTTATCATAATGCGGATCAGAAAAGGTTGGCGGAAAAATCGGTTGCTGACCTAACAAAGCGTAAATTGTTTAAGAAAAAAATTGTAACGGAAATAATTGGTTTCGATGAATTTTATCCTGCAGAAGGGTATCATCAGGATTTTTACAAAAAAGATCCGTTGCAATACAAGAGTTATCGTTCCGGATCGGGGAGAGATCAATTTATCGATTCTGTTTGGGGGAAGGAAAAGGCGGTTCGTTTTTTGAAACCATCTCTTGATGAAATTCGGAAAAAACTTTCTAGCCTACAGTTTGAAGTGACCCAAGAAAGCGGAACCGAACCACCTTTTGAGAATGAATACTGGGACAATCATAAAGACGGAATCTATGTGGATCGTGTTACCGGTGAACCGTTGTTTAGTTCTGTAGATAAATTCGAGTCAGGAACCGGCTGGCCTAGTTTCAGTAGGCCTTTGGTGGCCGAACATGTGGTAATGAAAACGGATTCTTCTTATGGAATGGTTCGTTCCGAAGTGAGAAGCAAGTATGGTGATTCTCATTTGGGTCATGTGTTTGATGACGGGCCGAAGCCCACAGGGCTTCGTTATTGTATCAATTCTGCTTCTCTGAGATTTATTCCGAAAGAGGATTTGGAAAAGTCGGGCTATCCTGAATTTCGGAAACAATTCAGTAATTCATTTGAATCATCCGGATCAAAAGCCAATTAA